One stretch of Hydrogenovibrio kuenenii DSM 12350 DNA includes these proteins:
- a CDS encoding alkene reductase encodes MQTDTSSLFQSVELGDLSIPNRFVMAPLTRCRAINHLPNDLMAEYYSQRASAGLIITECTMVTPQTSAFGNDPGIYSQEQIEGWKKTTEAVHKAGGKIFMQIWHAGRAAHPLLNNGKEAVSASAIAIDDETQTPEGKKPYTVPHELTKAEIANIVQDFRQAAANAIAAGFDGVEVHGANGYLIDQFLRNSANQRSDEYGGSLENRARFLNEVLEAVTNEIGSGRVGLRLSPLNSFNSMKDSDPVAWIHYLSEHLNQFNLAYLHVMRADFFGVQQADVIPIAREHYKGHLMVNMGYTADEAAEVINNNLADSVAFGTGFLANPDLPARVKAGAELNTPDQDTFYTSDSKGYTDYPFMKS; translated from the coding sequence ATGCAAACAGATACTAGTTCCCTGTTTCAGTCAGTAGAACTTGGAGACTTATCCATCCCAAACCGTTTTGTCATGGCACCTCTCACCCGTTGCCGTGCCATCAATCATCTACCCAATGACCTAATGGCAGAATACTACTCACAACGAGCCAGCGCGGGATTGATTATCACCGAGTGCACCATGGTCACCCCACAAACCTCTGCCTTTGGCAACGATCCCGGCATTTATTCACAAGAACAGATTGAAGGTTGGAAAAAAACAACCGAAGCCGTACACAAAGCAGGCGGTAAGATTTTTATGCAAATCTGGCATGCAGGGCGTGCTGCGCACCCATTACTCAATAATGGCAAAGAAGCGGTTAGCGCAAGTGCCATTGCGATTGACGACGAAACCCAAACACCAGAAGGCAAAAAACCTTATACCGTTCCTCATGAACTGACCAAAGCTGAGATTGCCAATATTGTGCAAGATTTCCGACAAGCTGCTGCAAATGCTATTGCTGCCGGCTTTGATGGCGTGGAAGTTCATGGTGCTAACGGTTACCTCATCGACCAATTTTTACGTAACAGTGCCAATCAACGTAGCGACGAATACGGTGGTTCACTGGAAAACCGTGCTCGCTTCTTAAATGAAGTTCTTGAAGCTGTGACTAATGAAATTGGTAGCGGTCGTGTTGGCTTACGCCTTTCACCACTTAACAGCTTCAACAGCATGAAAGATAGCGACCCAGTTGCTTGGATTCATTATCTATCAGAGCACCTGAACCAATTCAATTTAGCCTACTTGCATGTGATGCGAGCGGACTTCTTCGGTGTGCAACAGGCAGATGTCATTCCTATCGCTCGTGAGCACTATAAAGGGCATTTGATGGTGAACATGGGTTATACAGCTGATGAAGCCGCTGAAGTTATTAATAACAACTTGGCTGACTCAGTAGCATTCGGAACTGGTTTTCTTGCTAATCCAGACTTACCAGCACGTGTCAAAGCGGGTGCTGAGCTTAATACACCTGACCAAGACACCTTCTACACCTCTGATTCAAAAGGCTATACCGACTATCCATTTATGAAGTCTTAA
- a CDS encoding sensor domain-containing diguanylate cyclase produces the protein MYPPNYFRIYKVLLFTSLLISLVFSSRAYAQAETQNIAWQLYSIEGSLPFDPNHPETIKNLQKVDGISLVGGHYLYTGKLNIGEDGDYVLDFKNTTTIDHFSFYIYDQQNKLIATASGGIGSKALNPFFLRHGRTFDLKTGQYKLLAEVSSPYFIAQPVPYVDTLAHYQQAIKLGNAIVLIGIGIFLALGIYYGALSFASSRNTELLYALFIFSNLIFNASAHLVVSQLLGLHNFYLVSFPILFSNFIYVLFVMRLLEVHPAKNKKLFLLGSVALVLLAIFALFGMMAPHWINEMARYGVWVFLLYGMVAGITRTIQGSVVARLYLVALTAFVALASMATLPTTLSSNTIDVEHYGMSAIVVESMLLALVLTYRVGELYRERLNILRHLKHNKKLAHTDSLTQIPNRYALEVGLTSIGHHSSLTYIDMDNLKFYNDTFGHEKGDELLTKFATLMQRGMDGKGCIYRVGGDEFAAVCGDGDEMRVQALVDKVVREMQQDGFENVGVSFGTAYMHEVTNTSELKHLADIRMYENKFRRKKQNS, from the coding sequence ATGTATCCCCCTAATTATTTTCGAATATACAAAGTATTGCTATTTACAAGCTTGTTGATCTCTCTTGTTTTTTCTAGCCGTGCTTATGCTCAAGCCGAAACTCAAAATATTGCTTGGCAGCTTTATAGTATTGAGGGAAGCCTGCCATTTGACCCTAACCATCCAGAAACGATAAAAAATCTACAAAAAGTGGATGGTATATCTCTAGTTGGCGGGCATTATCTTTATACGGGCAAACTGAACATTGGCGAAGATGGCGATTATGTGTTGGATTTTAAAAACACAACGACGATAGACCATTTTTCTTTTTACATTTACGATCAACAAAACAAGCTGATTGCCACTGCTAGTGGTGGTATTGGCAGCAAAGCGCTCAACCCGTTTTTCCTTAGGCATGGACGTACCTTTGATTTGAAAACGGGGCAGTATAAGCTGCTTGCAGAAGTATCTTCGCCTTACTTTATTGCTCAGCCGGTACCTTATGTTGACACGCTTGCCCATTACCAGCAGGCGATTAAGCTCGGCAATGCCATTGTGTTGATCGGTATTGGTATTTTCCTTGCCTTGGGCATTTATTATGGCGCGCTGTCTTTCGCGAGCTCACGTAATACAGAGCTGCTGTATGCACTTTTTATCTTTTCCAATTTAATATTCAACGCGAGTGCGCACTTGGTTGTGTCGCAATTGCTGGGTCTACATAATTTTTATTTGGTTTCTTTTCCGATACTCTTTTCCAACTTCATTTATGTCCTCTTTGTGATGAGGCTTCTGGAAGTACACCCGGCAAAGAACAAAAAACTATTCCTGCTGGGAAGCGTAGCATTGGTGCTATTAGCGATATTTGCACTATTCGGGATGATGGCACCTCACTGGATAAACGAGATGGCGCGTTATGGCGTATGGGTGTTCTTGCTGTATGGCATGGTTGCTGGGATTACCCGAACCATACAGGGCAGTGTGGTAGCGCGGTTGTACTTGGTTGCGTTGACGGCTTTCGTTGCGCTTGCCAGTATGGCAACCTTACCAACAACGTTAAGCTCGAACACCATTGATGTCGAGCATTATGGCATGTCCGCTATCGTCGTAGAGTCTATGCTGCTTGCGCTGGTGCTGACGTATCGGGTAGGGGAGCTTTATCGCGAGCGTCTGAATATCTTGCGTCATCTCAAACACAACAAGAAACTGGCGCATACCGATTCGCTAACTCAAATCCCGAACCGTTATGCGTTGGAAGTCGGATTGACTTCAATCGGACATCATTCCTCATTGACCTATATTGATATGGACAACCTGAAGTTTTATAACGACACTTTTGGTCATGAAAAAGGGGATGAGTTATTGACCAAATTTGCTACGTTAATGCAAAGGGGCATGGACGGTAAAGGCTGTATTTACAGGGTAGGTGGTGACGAGTTTGCGGCAGTCTGCGGGGATGGTGATGAGATGAGAGTGCAGGCACTTGTAGACAAGGTAGTCAGGGAAATGCAGCAAGATGGTTTTGAAAATGTAGGAGTGAGTTTCGGTACGGCCTACATGCATGAAGTAACGAATACTTCAGAGCTGAAACACCTGGCTGATATTCGTATGTACGAAAATAAATTCCGACGCAAGAAGCAAAATTCATAA
- a CDS encoding host attachment protein, whose translation MSTTIGYAILADLGNIKVFSIDKTEQKTVSLHTYQSIESVEGHAKLAELYSDKAGDFANANAGGNSSFETKSDIERTNRLIDSLSEFINTFGKQHDGKLYLSISKAIHAQVKDNLMDSTLAKTKLFLAKDLTQQNIESVLKAFEL comes from the coding sequence ATGAGCACCACTATCGGCTATGCAATACTTGCGGATCTTGGAAACATTAAAGTCTTTTCCATCGACAAAACAGAACAAAAAACGGTTTCGCTACACACCTATCAATCTATTGAAAGCGTTGAAGGTCACGCCAAACTTGCTGAACTTTATAGCGACAAAGCAGGTGATTTCGCCAACGCTAACGCAGGAGGTAACAGTTCTTTTGAAACCAAAAGCGATATTGAAAGAACGAATCGTTTAATCGATAGCCTAAGCGAGTTTATCAATACCTTTGGTAAGCAACATGACGGCAAACTCTACTTATCCATTTCCAAAGCGATTCACGCCCAGGTCAAAGACAACTTGATGGATTCAACCCTAGCCAAAACCAAACTATTTTTGGCTAAAGACCTCACCCAACAAAACATAGAAAGCGTACTAAAAGCATTCGAGCTCTAA
- a CDS encoding sensor domain-containing diguanylate cyclase produces MVTKVPETDTMMGFLESLPAVLYEYVLYDDGSSEFLYVSPQSHDILGYPQEHFLLDMNNFWNLVHPGDLQRLKDEDVSTHERNDNFFIADVRIDHPLKGEVWIRISSKSTDRQKNSAFIWCGYMIDITDRKKQEADLERLNKKLAVLSNVDGLTGSLNRRTFDDVVKKEWKRALRDGSELSLIIVDIDYFKAYNDNYGHLAGDDCLKLVANTLSKTVKRAADTFARYGGEEFVILLPNTSLVDAIKLAEKCRESILNLNMPHEHSEVHSMLTISLGVSTILPDSDFDIRTFIEAADTCLYQAKANGRNQVVSINKL; encoded by the coding sequence ATGGTAACAAAAGTTCCCGAAACAGACACTATGATGGGGTTTTTAGAGTCTTTACCTGCTGTTTTGTATGAATATGTCCTTTATGATGACGGTTCTAGCGAATTTCTATATGTCAGTCCCCAATCCCACGATATCTTAGGCTATCCACAAGAACATTTTCTGTTGGATATGAATAACTTCTGGAATTTGGTTCATCCTGGTGATTTACAACGATTAAAAGATGAAGATGTTTCTACCCATGAACGGAATGACAATTTTTTTATTGCAGATGTCAGAATAGATCATCCACTAAAAGGAGAGGTGTGGATTCGTATTTCTTCCAAATCAACAGATAGGCAGAAGAATAGCGCTTTTATCTGGTGTGGTTACATGATTGATATAACCGACAGGAAAAAGCAGGAAGCTGATCTGGAACGTCTCAATAAAAAGTTGGCAGTGTTGTCGAATGTTGATGGCTTGACGGGGTCGCTTAACAGACGTACTTTTGATGATGTAGTGAAGAAAGAGTGGAAACGCGCATTGAGGGATGGGTCTGAGCTGTCATTAATCATTGTCGATATTGACTATTTCAAAGCTTATAACGATAACTACGGGCACTTAGCTGGAGATGATTGTCTGAAATTGGTCGCAAATACGCTATCCAAAACTGTTAAGAGAGCAGCTGATACTTTTGCGCGTTATGGCGGAGAGGAGTTTGTGATTCTTCTACCAAATACAAGTTTAGTCGATGCAATCAAGCTGGCTGAAAAGTGTCGAGAAAGTATCCTCAATTTAAATATGCCACATGAACATTCAGAAGTGCACTCGATGCTGACGATCAGTTTGGGCGTTAGTACCATTCTTCCTGATTCTGACTTTGACATACGAACGTTTATAGAGGCAGCGGATACGTGTTTGTATCAGGCCAAGGCAAATGGTCGTAATCAGGTTGTATCCATCAATAAGCTGTAA
- a CDS encoding glucosaminidase domain-containing protein, giving the protein MKIFILILSAISVFLIARISIDVQANSAVLTKKSDSSSYSLRKYPHVKQFYGLTAKEAVKIGLKENIPPAAILAIAGWESGYGQGYVAQITGNIMSLGARKGEPELPPLTLPKNVVKNKIMIDINKAKQLPKGQVVWQKRPPSLKKDYRPEPYAGTKNNLLYFKKNPKALKLAYAHVMWDFSSSWVSEKSKVPVFFKASKDMDKLVKTKGKSVLLDCNVSKKFVKSIGGKPRSFNIRPAWIKHVYKVMDNAGLCALTQEIYKGKSFKQAWSR; this is encoded by the coding sequence ATGAAAATCTTTATTTTAATCTTATCAGCTATTAGCGTTTTTTTAATCGCAAGAATCTCTATTGATGTACAAGCTAACAGCGCTGTGCTCACCAAAAAGTCCGACAGCTCATCTTACTCATTACGTAAATACCCACATGTTAAACAGTTTTACGGTTTAACGGCTAAAGAAGCGGTAAAAATTGGTCTGAAAGAAAATATACCACCCGCAGCAATATTAGCCATAGCGGGATGGGAGTCGGGTTATGGGCAAGGGTATGTTGCGCAAATAACCGGTAACATTATGAGTTTGGGGGCACGTAAAGGAGAGCCTGAATTACCGCCGTTAACCTTGCCGAAAAATGTCGTTAAAAATAAGATTATGATTGATATCAATAAGGCTAAACAGTTACCGAAAGGTCAGGTGGTTTGGCAAAAAAGGCCACCTAGTCTAAAGAAAGATTATCGCCCTGAGCCTTACGCAGGGACGAAGAACAATCTGCTTTATTTCAAAAAAAATCCTAAAGCGTTAAAGCTAGCCTATGCCCATGTCATGTGGGATTTTTCAAGTAGCTGGGTGAGCGAAAAATCAAAAGTTCCGGTATTTTTTAAAGCCTCAAAAGATATGGATAAATTGGTTAAAACCAAAGGTAAGAGCGTTTTACTGGATTGTAATGTCTCGAAAAAATTTGTAAAAAGCATTGGCGGAAAACCGAGAAGTTTTAACATACGTCCCGCATGGATCAAACATGTGTATAAGGTCATGGACAACGCTGGATTGTGTGCGTTAACCCAAGAAATTTATAAAGGTAAAAGCTTTAAACAGGCTTGGTCACGCTAA
- a CDS encoding rhodanese-like domain-containing protein, giving the protein MAHKIVLICTAILMLFSTQAWSAEPSKSDLKVKITKDIGSITVMHNGKPIVIQRNQNQKNTIVKDYALTSRQCPPFCVQPMHLLPGVETIGELKMLDYIKRASKGDPKLLIIDSRTPDWVAKGTIPTSVNIPWTQLYRKASNFEPMVVESILTDRFGATVTDGIWNFSNVKDLVFFCNGPWCGQSPTNIKTLVSMGYPAHKIHWYRGGMQAWNALGLTTIKP; this is encoded by the coding sequence ATGGCTCATAAAATCGTATTAATTTGCACCGCGATCCTAATGCTGTTTTCAACGCAAGCTTGGTCTGCAGAACCTTCCAAAAGTGATCTTAAAGTCAAAATTACCAAAGATATCGGCTCCATCACTGTGATGCACAATGGCAAGCCCATTGTGATTCAACGTAACCAAAACCAGAAAAATACCATTGTTAAAGATTACGCGCTCACCTCAAGACAATGCCCTCCGTTTTGCGTGCAACCCATGCACCTTCTGCCTGGCGTGGAGACGATTGGCGAATTGAAGATGTTGGATTATATTAAACGCGCATCCAAAGGAGATCCGAAGCTGTTGATCATTGATTCGCGCACGCCTGACTGGGTGGCGAAGGGAACGATACCTACGTCTGTTAATATTCCCTGGACACAGCTATATCGAAAAGCTTCGAATTTTGAACCAATGGTGGTGGAAAGCATTCTCACAGACCGCTTTGGGGCAACCGTGACAGATGGGATTTGGAATTTTTCTAATGTAAAAGATTTGGTGTTTTTCTGTAATGGCCCTTGGTGCGGACAATCGCCAACCAATATCAAGACATTGGTGAGTATGGGGTACCCTGCGCATAAGATCCATTGGTATCGAGGCGGTATGCAAGCCTGGAATGCCCTTGGGTTGACGACCATCAAGCCATAA
- a CDS encoding methyltransferase family protein translates to MSIKTDNKEQVQTVSLRHWVRLVSVYFFILLILLVCGGDLGWWQAWIYSAMIFMSGIGGRIWGEQRHPGLTADRQDTESFQKAKAWDKVLAPLMAVSISFPLVIVAGLDHRYQWTHEFPLWVNLTGLLLVGGGYAFAAWAFAENRFFYSVVRIRVDQGHVVCDSGPYRFVRHPGYAGNMLALFGMALALSSMWTLIPVAVASIITVVRMELEDRALQEELPGYRDYAQRVRYRLIPGIY, encoded by the coding sequence ATGTCGATAAAGACGGATAATAAAGAGCAAGTTCAAACCGTATCCCTGCGTCATTGGGTTAGGTTGGTTTCGGTGTATTTCTTCATTTTGCTGATTTTACTGGTATGCGGTGGAGATTTAGGTTGGTGGCAAGCATGGATCTATTCTGCAATGATTTTCATGTCTGGGATTGGTGGGCGTATTTGGGGAGAACAACGCCACCCGGGTTTAACCGCTGATAGGCAAGATACGGAAAGTTTCCAAAAAGCCAAAGCGTGGGATAAAGTGCTTGCGCCATTGATGGCGGTGAGTATCAGTTTTCCGTTAGTGATTGTCGCTGGGTTGGATCATCGCTATCAGTGGACCCATGAGTTCCCGCTTTGGGTCAACCTTACTGGGCTTCTACTCGTTGGGGGTGGGTATGCTTTCGCTGCATGGGCATTTGCGGAAAACCGATTTTTCTACAGTGTGGTTCGCATTCGGGTAGATCAAGGTCATGTGGTCTGTGATAGTGGACCGTATCGATTTGTGCGTCATCCGGGGTATGCGGGTAATATGCTGGCACTGTTTGGTATGGCGCTTGCACTAAGCTCGATGTGGACTCTGATTCCTGTTGCTGTGGCGTCCATTATCACAGTAGTGCGAATGGAGCTCGAAGACCGGGCTTTACAAGAAGAGTTGCCGGGGTATCGAGACTATGCACAACGCGTGCGTTACAGGTTGATTCCCGGAATATACTAA
- a CDS encoding ADP-ribosylglycohydrolase family protein — translation MMNPSEIKDRAAGAIMGAFIGDALALGPHWYYDLTELRRDYGDWIDDYTNPKPGRYHDGLKAGQLSQAGFILELLLRSLVENKGYDEQDFCRRMDEELFPLIDGTPISGPGNYTSQSIRDAWRKRVQQNLPWGQTGGHADTTEAIERILAIAVRYAFQPDKLAAEITHNTILTQSDEMVVSMTVAFGAVLGLLVQGNSLDADISAKLMKLVKSGALPFHAVTNDDLQPPQKGDPDPPRAGRFASPDALLTPSYMAEAAFDPDIRIEPPWKVSIVYGMPCAIYHQLPPAYYLSALFHNDFESAVLHAVNGGGQNQARAILTGALTGAQVGLSGIPKRFLEGLDHADELIKLAESLASHIEPN, via the coding sequence ATGATGAATCCTTCGGAAATAAAAGATCGTGCTGCGGGTGCGATTATGGGCGCTTTTATCGGCGATGCGCTTGCACTAGGCCCTCATTGGTATTACGACCTGACGGAACTGCGTAGAGACTATGGTGATTGGATAGACGACTACACTAATCCAAAGCCGGGTCGATATCATGACGGTTTGAAAGCAGGTCAACTCTCTCAAGCGGGGTTTATTCTAGAACTTCTACTGCGCTCCTTAGTTGAAAACAAAGGTTACGATGAGCAAGATTTTTGTCGTCGAATGGATGAGGAGCTTTTTCCGCTCATTGACGGCACACCTATCAGCGGACCTGGAAACTATACTAGCCAATCTATCCGAGATGCCTGGCGTAAACGGGTTCAGCAAAACCTACCTTGGGGTCAAACTGGCGGCCATGCGGATACCACAGAAGCGATTGAGCGTATTCTTGCCATTGCGGTTCGTTATGCCTTCCAGCCAGATAAATTGGCCGCTGAAATTACCCATAACACGATTCTGACACAGAGTGATGAGATGGTCGTCTCGATGACGGTTGCTTTTGGCGCGGTGTTGGGGCTGCTTGTTCAGGGCAACAGCTTGGATGCGGATATCTCTGCAAAGCTTATGAAGCTGGTGAAAAGCGGTGCGCTGCCTTTTCATGCCGTGACGAATGATGATTTGCAGCCTCCGCAAAAAGGCGACCCTGATCCGCCACGCGCAGGGCGTTTTGCTTCTCCTGATGCATTGCTAACACCTTCTTATATGGCTGAAGCTGCCTTTGATCCTGATATTCGAATTGAGCCGCCTTGGAAGGTCTCAATCGTTTATGGCATGCCGTGTGCGATTTATCATCAACTGCCTCCAGCTTATTATCTGTCTGCTTTATTTCATAATGACTTTGAGTCTGCTGTGCTACATGCTGTAAACGGTGGTGGGCAAAATCAGGCACGAGCGATATTGACCGGTGCGCTTACTGGTGCTCAAGTGGGTTTGAGTGGCATCCCTAAGCGGTTTCTTGAGGGACTCGATCATGCAGATGAACTAATCAAGTTAGCTGAAAGTCTGGCTTCTCATATTGAGCCTAACTAA
- a CDS encoding GFA family protein gives MSTKHHGSCLCGKVHFEIEGSFESFYLCHCEYCQKDTGSAHAANLFSTNASLSWISGEELVTTFNLPSTQHIKSFCSHCGSALPNMQGSGELLVVPAGCLDSHVPIKPNAHIFTASRATWDSELEKVVMFEDAPA, from the coding sequence ATGAGTACAAAACATCATGGTTCTTGCCTGTGTGGCAAAGTTCATTTTGAAATTGAAGGGAGTTTTGAAAGCTTCTATCTGTGTCATTGTGAGTACTGCCAAAAAGATACAGGTTCAGCCCATGCAGCAAATCTATTTTCCACCAACGCCAGCTTAAGTTGGATTTCTGGCGAAGAGTTGGTAACGACTTTTAACTTACCATCCACACAACATATCAAGAGCTTTTGTTCTCATTGCGGCTCTGCGTTGCCAAATATGCAAGGGAGTGGAGAACTATTGGTCGTTCCCGCAGGATGCCTCGACAGTCATGTACCTATAAAACCAAATGCTCACATATTCACCGCGAGTAGAGCGACGTGGGATAGTGAGTTGGAAAAAGTTGTCATGTTTGAGGACGCACCAGCTTAA
- a CDS encoding DUF3820 family protein, whose translation MNPENLKKLVTVTMPYGKYKGRIIADLPGNYLNWFARKGFPSGNLGELLALMQELDHNGLKQLLDPLRK comes from the coding sequence ATGAATCCAGAGAACTTAAAAAAACTCGTTACAGTCACCATGCCTTACGGAAAATACAAGGGTCGGATTATTGCTGATTTGCCAGGCAATTACCTTAATTGGTTTGCGCGTAAGGGCTTTCCATCTGGTAATTTAGGAGAGTTATTGGCACTCATGCAGGAGTTGGATCACAATGGTTTAAAGCAGCTTCTTGATCCGTTAAGAAAATAA
- a CDS encoding HEPN domain-containing protein encodes MVSLDIDKILNDIDAKHSRHYIPINAFQSLYEKTENAIHELERLSVSSETKDTILKAHVINTVTAVEVYYRTLIDSIFKTCKPESFEKTLSKLHGSSYKIDDLIAMYKNCIHPLELVASNLNFQSVKNIDKYFSILLQNKFLDEIKSLHYRIKDKPATETQITFKEINDLNYIFNLRHQLIHNPNLKISINEDELLEKIDSINGVVMASDLVVRQFVLKNVDPEIEEKAKK; translated from the coding sequence ATGGTGAGTTTAGATATTGACAAAATTCTTAATGATATTGATGCAAAGCATTCTAGACACTATATCCCTATAAATGCATTTCAAAGCTTATATGAAAAAACAGAAAATGCCATTCATGAACTCGAAAGACTATCAGTATCCTCTGAAACAAAAGATACAATCTTAAAGGCACATGTAATTAACACAGTTACAGCGGTAGAAGTTTATTACAGAACATTAATTGATTCTATTTTCAAAACCTGTAAACCCGAATCGTTCGAGAAAACCTTGTCAAAGTTACATGGTTCAAGTTACAAAATTGATGATTTGATAGCTATGTATAAAAATTGCATCCACCCTCTGGAGTTAGTAGCATCAAACTTAAATTTTCAGAGTGTGAAAAACATCGATAAATATTTTTCAATTCTCTTGCAAAACAAGTTTTTAGACGAGATCAAATCCTTACACTACAGAATCAAAGATAAACCAGCAACAGAAACTCAAATTACATTTAAAGAAATAAATGATCTTAACTATATTTTTAATTTAAGGCATCAGTTGATTCATAACCCAAACTTAAAAATTTCTATTAATGAAGATGAACTATTAGAAAAAATAGATTCAATTAATGGTGTTGTTATGGCTTCTGATCTAGTGGTAAGACAATTTGTTCTAAAAAACGTAGATCCAGAAATTGAAGAAAAAGCAAAAAAATAA
- a CDS encoding TIR domain-containing protein: MANGLFSGLGIPKRRIFVSYHHAGDRAYYDEFSRFFSATYDVIQDNSVDRDIESTNTDYVIRNIRENYITGTSCTIVFCGAQTPWRKFVDWEIKATLDKNHGLIGVNLPTNPIQQGKYTIPDRLHDNIISDYALWLQWSELNAGPHFLVSKIEEANAKSSVLINNTRALRSRNG; the protein is encoded by the coding sequence ATGGCTAATGGATTATTTTCTGGTTTAGGCATCCCAAAAAGAAGAATATTTGTCAGCTACCATCATGCTGGCGATAGAGCATATTATGACGAATTTAGCAGATTCTTTTCGGCAACATATGATGTAATCCAAGACAACTCAGTAGACAGGGATATAGAGAGTACTAATACAGATTATGTCATTAGAAATATACGTGAAAATTACATAACTGGAACATCATGCACGATCGTTTTTTGTGGTGCACAAACACCATGGCGTAAATTTGTTGATTGGGAAATTAAAGCTACTCTAGATAAGAATCATGGACTTATTGGTGTTAACCTTCCAACGAACCCAATCCAACAGGGTAAATATACGATCCCTGACAGACTTCATGACAACATCATCTCGGATTATGCCTTGTGGTTGCAGTGGTCAGAACTAAACGCTGGCCCTCATTTCCTTGTTTCTAAGATTGAAGAAGCAAACGCAAAATCAAGTGTTCTAATTAACAACACAAGAGCTTTGCGTAGTCGAAATGGTTAA